Proteins encoded in a region of the Methylosinus trichosporium OB3b genome:
- a CDS encoding DMT family transporter: MKAKAISYALLSAALFGVSTPAAKLLLADIDQRILAGLLYCGAGVGVALLRRLPLRLGLAIRAEEAKLGGTDWVWTGAATLAGGVAAPLLLMFGLARAEAATASLLLTLEGVFTAAIAWFVFREPFDRRIALGMALIVAGSLCLAWSGAPSLSGALGPVAIAAACLAWAVDNNLTRRVSLSDPLQIVEIKGMVAGAVNLGLGLFAGAFMPSIPLVGAASVVGFLGYGVSLALFVLALRHLGTARTGAYFSTAPFLGAAVSVAALGEPLTMELAAGAALMGAGVWLHLTECHEHEHLHHAVEHSHSHVHDEHHRHGDHSDHENGQPHVHWHAHEPLLHAHPHMPDMHHRHDH, from the coding sequence ATGAAAGCGAAAGCCATCTCCTATGCGCTGCTCTCGGCGGCTCTGTTCGGGGTCTCGACGCCGGCCGCCAAGCTGCTTCTCGCGGACATAGATCAGCGCATCCTCGCCGGCCTGCTCTATTGCGGCGCCGGCGTCGGCGTCGCTCTGCTGCGCCGTCTCCCGCTTCGGCTCGGCCTCGCCATCCGCGCTGAAGAGGCGAAGCTCGGCGGGACGGATTGGGTGTGGACGGGCGCGGCGACGCTGGCTGGCGGCGTCGCCGCCCCTCTGCTGCTGATGTTCGGCCTCGCCCGTGCGGAAGCCGCGACGGCCTCGTTGCTGCTCACGCTCGAGGGCGTCTTCACCGCAGCCATCGCATGGTTCGTGTTTCGCGAGCCTTTCGATCGTCGCATCGCCCTCGGCATGGCCCTCATCGTCGCTGGGTCGCTCTGCCTCGCCTGGTCGGGAGCGCCCAGCCTTTCTGGCGCGCTCGGGCCTGTCGCGATCGCCGCGGCCTGCCTCGCCTGGGCCGTCGACAACAACCTCACACGTCGTGTCTCGCTCTCCGATCCGCTGCAAATCGTCGAGATCAAGGGAATGGTCGCCGGCGCGGTCAATCTCGGACTTGGGCTATTCGCCGGCGCTTTCATGCCCTCCATCCCGCTGGTCGGCGCGGCGAGCGTCGTCGGCTTTCTCGGCTATGGCGTCAGCCTGGCGCTGTTCGTTCTGGCCCTCCGCCATCTCGGCACGGCGCGCACCGGCGCCTATTTCTCCACGGCTCCCTTTCTCGGCGCCGCGGTCTCCGTCGCGGCGCTCGGCGAGCCCTTAACGATGGAACTCGCCGCCGGAGCGGCGCTGATGGGCGCGGGCGTCTGGCTGCATCTGACCGAATGCCACGAGCACGAGCATTTGCACCACGCCGTCGAGCACTCGCATTCGCATGTTCATGACGAACATCATCGGCATGGAGACCACTCCGACCATGAGAACGGCCAGCCGCACGTACATTGGCACGCGCACGAGCCGCTGCTGCACGCGCATCCTCATATGCCCGACATGCATCACCGACACGATCATTGA
- a CDS encoding lysine N(6)-hydroxylase/L-ornithine N(5)-oxygenase family protein, producing the protein MIDASCYDILGIGFGPSNLALAIALDESGRRRREPWRTVFLERQKSFAWHVDMLLPGTDMQIAFVKDLVTLRDPTSPFSFLNYLHEKGRLTAFLNLKTFNPSRIEFNDYLRWAAMRLDGHVCYGETVDHIAPVLSEGRIVALEAVSRDATGRKCLRRARHLVVATGGRPVIPAPFDTVADRRVLHSSRYLSGIDAALAGKAEPRVAVIGGGQSGAEIAVDLGERFPNACVDLVIRNFALRPADDTAFANEIFDPEAVDLMFELESDRRADVLEELRHTNYASVDAKLIARLHAILYEDCVLGIRRRRLLRETEPDAIAVVDGAVLLRLHDRLHGGFEDARYDAVVLATGYERRGLPDMVEPLRPFMQRQDVDRRYRLPLASSAASLQQILADVQGWSEETHGLSDTLLLVISVRAGEIVGSIEAIDAAAAALAQAVCA; encoded by the coding sequence ATGATTGACGCTTCCTGCTATGACATCCTCGGTATCGGCTTCGGCCCTTCGAATCTCGCGCTCGCCATCGCGCTCGACGAATCGGGACGGCGACGGCGCGAGCCGTGGCGCACGGTCTTTCTCGAGCGACAGAAGTCGTTCGCTTGGCATGTCGACATGCTGCTGCCGGGAACCGACATGCAGATCGCCTTCGTCAAGGATCTCGTCACGCTGCGCGATCCGACGAGCCCGTTCAGCTTTCTCAATTATCTGCACGAGAAGGGGCGGCTCACCGCCTTCCTCAATCTGAAGACGTTCAATCCGAGCCGCATCGAGTTCAACGACTATCTGCGCTGGGCGGCGATGAGGCTCGACGGACATGTCTGTTATGGCGAGACTGTCGATCACATCGCGCCGGTGCTGAGCGAGGGACGCATCGTCGCATTGGAAGCCGTCTCACGGGACGCGACGGGACGAAAATGCCTGCGACGCGCGCGCCATCTCGTCGTCGCGACGGGCGGGCGCCCCGTCATCCCGGCTCCTTTCGACACGGTCGCCGACCGCCGGGTGCTGCATTCCTCGCGCTATCTCTCGGGGATCGACGCGGCGCTCGCCGGCAAGGCGGAGCCCCGCGTCGCGGTGATAGGCGGCGGGCAGAGCGGCGCCGAGATCGCCGTCGACCTCGGCGAGCGCTTTCCGAACGCATGCGTCGATCTCGTCATTCGCAATTTTGCGCTGCGGCCCGCCGACGACACGGCGTTCGCCAATGAGATCTTCGACCCGGAAGCGGTCGATCTCATGTTCGAGCTCGAGAGCGATCGCCGCGCCGATGTGCTCGAAGAATTGCGACACACCAATTATGCGTCCGTCGACGCCAAGCTGATCGCACGGCTTCACGCCATTCTCTATGAGGACTGCGTGCTCGGCATCCGCCGCCGCCGGCTGCTGCGCGAAACGGAGCCCGACGCGATCGCGGTCGTCGACGGAGCGGTCTTGTTGCGTCTGCACGATCGTCTCCATGGCGGCTTCGAGGACGCGCGTTATGACGCGGTGGTGCTCGCCACGGGCTATGAGCGTCGCGGGCTACCCGACATGGTCGAGCCATTGCGGCCGTTCATGCAGCGTCAGGATGTCGATCGGCGCTATCGTCTGCCGCTTGCGTCTTCCGCGGCGAGCCTGCAGCAAATTCTCGCAGATGTGCAAGGCTGGTCGGAGGAGACCCATGGCCTCTCCGACACACTTCTCTTGGTGATCTCGGTGCGCGCCGGCGAGATCGTCGGCTCGATCGAGGCGATCGACGCCGCCGCCGCGGCGCTTGCACAGGCGGTCTGCGCATGA
- a CDS encoding GNAT family N-acetyltransferase, whose translation MTAQLLRQSTGAIDIAPATGDARFTILDAHETKLEARLDGGRCDEPARLVRETIAFVERTTAQNAAIETIRLHADAPTAETLIAHAGAQRVPGATASIDLLPSLVWQLPDLWLTDARLRPFPQLRVTTGGRGHPLRPPKPRGMVYRRRIPWLDREIAFRIATIDDAELLNAWMNTPRIAQIWEEAGPIDRHRAYIETLLSDPHMLPLIGEFDEAPFGWFEVYHAAENRLGPLYACEDFDRGWHVAIGDENSRGAAYVSAWLPSLTHFMFLDDPRTQRIVGEPRADHCRQLRNLERSGFATIGTVEFPHKRAALVMLTRDRFFHDHLWAPGAAEASLSGAPRRP comes from the coding sequence ATGACGGCTCAGCTGTTGCGGCAATCGACAGGCGCCATCGATATCGCGCCCGCTACCGGCGACGCGCGCTTCACAATTCTCGACGCGCACGAGACCAAGCTCGAAGCGCGGCTCGACGGCGGGCGATGCGACGAGCCTGCTCGGCTCGTGCGCGAGACGATCGCTTTCGTCGAGCGCACGACGGCGCAGAATGCCGCGATCGAGACGATTCGTCTCCACGCGGATGCGCCGACCGCAGAGACGCTCATCGCCCATGCTGGCGCGCAGCGCGTTCCAGGCGCCACGGCGTCGATCGATCTTCTACCCTCGCTCGTCTGGCAATTGCCCGATCTCTGGCTCACCGACGCGCGGCTCCGCCCCTTCCCTCAGCTGCGCGTGACGACGGGCGGTCGCGGCCATCCGCTGCGGCCGCCCAAGCCGCGTGGAATGGTCTATCGGCGCCGCATTCCCTGGCTCGATCGCGAGATCGCCTTCCGAATCGCGACCATCGACGACGCCGAGCTGCTGAACGCATGGATGAACACGCCGCGCATCGCGCAAATCTGGGAAGAGGCCGGGCCGATCGACCGTCATCGCGCCTATATCGAGACGCTCCTTTCCGATCCGCATATGTTGCCGTTGATCGGGGAGTTCGACGAAGCGCCCTTCGGCTGGTTCGAGGTCTATCACGCGGCCGAGAACCGGCTCGGCCCGCTCTACGCCTGCGAGGATTTCGATCGCGGCTGGCATGTCGCGATCGGCGACGAGAACTCCCGCGGCGCGGCCTATGTGTCGGCCTGGCTGCCGTCGCTGACGCATTTCATGTTTCTGGACGATCCGCGCACCCAGCGCATCGTCGGCGAGCCGCGCGCCGATCATTGTCGGCAGTTGCGCAATCTCGAGCGCTCGGGCTTCGCGACGATCGGCACGGTCGAGTTTCCGCATAAGCGCGCCGCGCTGGTGATGCTGACCCGCGATCGTTTCTTTCACGACCATCTCTGGGCGCCGGGCGCGGCGGAGGCGTCGCTCTCCGGCGCGCCGCGCCGTCCCTGA